In a genomic window of Methanosarcina horonobensis HB-1 = JCM 15518:
- a CDS encoding aspartate dehydrogenase, producing the protein MLKIGIIGCGFIGGQICRAIDNREINAELYALCDSSESKALELANSLKTCRPAYMKIEELICSVDLVIESASQNAVRFIVPQALQAGRDVMILSVGALADKELRETLFGLAKQHSCRLYFPSGAVVGIDGINSACAAGVSSVTLTTRKPPSGLMGAPYVVEHGIELEKLEKEMLLFEGPASEAVKAFPANVNVAATISLAGIGFERTTVKVIADPSLSRNVHEVNVEGEFGKFCTRVENLPSPDNPKTSYLAALSAISTLKKILNPFQIGT; encoded by the coding sequence CTGTACGCCCTCTGCGACTCTTCGGAAAGCAAAGCACTTGAACTTGCAAATTCCCTGAAAACATGCAGGCCTGCATATATGAAGATCGAAGAACTCATATGCAGTGTAGACCTTGTTATAGAAAGTGCTTCTCAGAACGCCGTCAGGTTCATTGTCCCTCAGGCCCTTCAAGCAGGACGGGATGTGATGATTCTGAGTGTAGGTGCCCTTGCAGACAAAGAACTGAGGGAAACTCTTTTCGGGCTTGCAAAGCAGCATAGCTGCAGGCTTTACTTCCCCTCTGGTGCGGTTGTCGGAATTGACGGGATAAATTCGGCATGTGCTGCCGGAGTTTCCTCTGTTACCCTGACCACAAGGAAGCCTCCGTCAGGACTTATGGGAGCTCCCTATGTTGTGGAGCACGGTATAGAGCTTGAAAAGCTTGAAAAAGAGATGTTACTCTTTGAAGGACCTGCTTCGGAAGCCGTAAAAGCCTTTCCTGCAAACGTTAACGTGGCAGCGACCATAAGCCTTGCAGGCATAGGTTTTGAGCGGACGACGGTAAAAGTCATAGCTGATCCTTCCCTTTCCAGAAACGTGCACGAAGTCAATGTAGAAGGAGAATTCGGGAAATTCTGCACAAGAGTGGAAAATCTTCCTTCTCCTGATAACCCTAAAACAAGTTATCTTGCAGCCCTCTCTGCAATTTCTACCCTGAAAAAGATCCTGAATCCTTTCCAGATAGGGACATGA